AGCAAAAGTACACGAATCGGTCCCTTGCCCTCGCTCTTACGCTGAATGGTGGTAACGGTCTTGTCTTCGCTCATGGGGAGGTCGCGAATTTATTTGTATTCTTGTTATTTGTCTTCTGGATTGTCCTGATTTTTGCCACGTACCGCTTTAGCAAGCTCAGGCAATTTATTAAAAAGCGCAATGCTGCGCAGCCACTGCTTGTTTTCGATGGCGGGAGACCCGCTCATCACCTTACCCGCGGGCACGTCTTTCAGGATGCCGCTTTGCGCAGTGACCACAACCCCGTCGCCGATGCGGCAATGCCCGGCCGAGCCTGCCTGGCCGGCAAATACGGCATTGCTGCCCACCTCCGTCGAGCCTGCCAGCCCTGCCTGCGCGCACAGCAGGGTATTGCTGCCCACCTTGGAGCCATGGCCGACTTGCACCAGGTTATCAATTTTGACTCCGCGTCCAATGCGGGTCTCGCCAATACTGGCGCGGTCTACACAGGCATTGGCCTGCACCTCGACCTCGTCTTCCAGCACTGCCGGCCCGGATTGAACGATCTTGTGCCAATCTCCGGCGTTGTCCCGGGCAAATCCGTAGCCATCTGCGCCGATAATGGCGCCATTCTGTAGGATGACGTTATTGCCGATCCGGCAATGCTCCCGCACAACGGCATGGGCGTGCGCAAAGAAGTTGTGGCCAATCCGCGCACCGGGATAAATCACCACATGCGGTAGAAGAACACAGTTATCGCCGATCTGAACGTCGTCGTAGACGACCACGTAGGCCCCAACAGAAGCGTTTTTTCCGAGACGGGCCGAAGAGTATATGACCGCACTGGGATGAATCCCAGGCACATACTGTGGCGGCTTATAAAAAAGTTCGATGGCCTGGGCAAATGCCAGATAAGGATTTTTTGTTCTCAGCGTCGGCACGCTCAAAGCAGGGAAGTCATTGGCCACAATGACCGCTGAGGCACGCGTATTCTTCGCTGCCAAAGCATACTTGGGATTGGAAACAAATGTAATGTCGCCGGCCTGGGCGTCTTCAATGCCGGCCAGCCCGGTGATCTCGACCTCTCCGGGGCCTTCCAGATGCACATTCAGCGCGGCTGCAATTTGACTGAGTTTCATGCTCATGCTGCAAATCCTGAAGAAAAATTTGATTGTACTTGAGCAGAGGTATGCCAGGTCGCTAAATTTTGACCGCGCAACCAGGAAAGCGGCGAATTATTCTGAAAACATCGGTACCTGGCCCTCGGCTGTCGGCAATGTTTTCCGGCGCCGCGCCTGCGGGCCGCCAATCACGGCCAGCACGGCCAGCGATTCCAATGCTTGTTTCGGAACAAATATCCGTTGCGTATTGGACCGTGTATCGGGAGGAATGATGAGAAATCCATCCGCACTAAGCTGTGTCAGCTCATTCGGCATCATGCCTTCAATGACCTCACCATCCCGGAACCTCAGCCGCACCCAAAGTCCCTCGCTGCGGGGGCGGGCGGCAAAGGTTTTGCGGTTGAGCGACTCGGAATCATTGAACTCCCGGACAAAATACACTCCCTTGATCTCTTCCAGATCAATGAATACCTGCTTGCCGCTGGTGTTCAGCAACTCCAGTTTGCCCTCGGTCACAAAGCTGGCTGGCGACACATGCCCCTGGACTGCGTCCCGATCTAGCTTGCGCACGATTACTTTTTTATGAGTCGAAGGCATGGTAGGTATCGGCAATCACCCCTAGCTATTGTATTGGGTTATTCTCGCATTTTTACCTGTTTTCGTGTCAGACTAACCTCAAAGTAGCCAAAGAGACAATGTTCATGATATGTTAAGGGGTTTGTGACGGGCCCTTGAAGCGCATTACCAGCCGTATAAGTCTATTATCATGAGCAACTTGCAGACAGAAGACCACTTCCGCAATATGGGGGAAGTGTGTTATCAGGAGTGTTTAGTCCCCGTCCATGGCTGATTACATTTACATGATGGAAAGCCGGCTCACGCCGGAACAACAGCGGGCTGTAGCTTTGATTTCAGAAGCGGCACGCGCTCACGAGATGAACATTTTCCTCACCGGAGGAACGGTCCGCGATGTCATCAGCGGATTTCCCATTCGCGATATTGACCTGACGGTCGAGGGTAACCCCTTCAAGCTGCAAAAAGACCTGGAAAAGGGCGGCGCCACCATCCAGGACGCCGACGAAGACTACCGCGAACTCTATGTATCTTATCCGGGAAGCGTGCGCCTCAGTATTAATATGGCGCGGCGGGAATCCTATCCCAAGCCGGGAAGGGCGCCTGAGATTGCTCCGGCTTCGATCATGGAAGACCTGCGGCGCCGCGATTTTACGGTCAACGCCATTGCGCTTTCGTTAAACACCGGCTCCCGCGGTCTGATGCTCGACCCCAGCAACGGCGTTGCCGACATTGAAGCCAAGCTGCTCCGCGTCTTACATAACTATTCGTTCCTCGAAGATCCTTCGCGTTTGATCCGCGCCACGCGTTTTCTTGCGCGTTTTCACTGGAACTTAGAAGAGCGGACGCAAGCCCGCTATGCCGCGGCAATCGAGAATAATTACATCGAATATCTCCATAACGAGCGGGTGATTGGCCAGGAGACCGAGCAACTGGCGTACGAAGATGAGCCTTTGCCCATCATGAAAGCTCTGGAAAAAGAGGGCTGGCTGAAAGTGTTGCATCCCCACTGGAGTGTAGCCAAGGTAGATACCGCTGGGTTGACGCAGCTTTTAAAGACACGGCAGCAGATGTCGGAGTTGGGATACGCCGCCAACATCGCGCCCGCGGTGATGTATTTCCTGACGGCGCGCTTGAGTGAACGCGAGACCACTGAGCTGCAAAAGCATATTCTCCACAAAGGACTGGTGAAATCCTGGCAGAGCCTGGAATCCGATGCCAAGGAATTAGCCCACAGGCTTACCGGCAAGGAAGCAGCCACACCTTCGCGTACATGGCATCTGCTCTCTGCCAGCCGGCCGGAGATGATCATCTTCCTGGAGACGACCTCGCGGCAACAATCGGTCGTCCATAAAATACGTAATTATCTGGGTAAATGGCGGCAGGTAAAGCAACGCTTCCCATTGCCGGAAATGATCGAGATGCGCATCACGCCGGAGCTGCCCGTCTACCAAAAGCTGGTGGATGACATGTTCTTCCTGATGCTCGATGGCAAACTGCGTAACAGCACGGAGATAAGAAAATTTCTCAGGCCTTATGAACCACCACCGCCGCCTCCACCACCGCCGCCCCCAGTCAAACGCGGACGCGGAGCTAAAGCGGAGCCCCCGGCGCCTGCGACTGTGCCTGCAGTGGTTCCTCCGCAGAAGGGCAAAGGAAAAAGAGGGCCCAAAGGAAAAGCTGTTGTTGTTGCTGCGGCGCCTGCTGCACCGCCAGCGGCGGCGAAACCGGTGGTGCACGGCAAGCACCCAGTGCCGCCGGAAGCCGCGAAGAAGCCGCCAATTCCCGTGGGGAAAGATAAAAAAGCTCCGGCACCGGCGCCACCCGAAAAGCCGAAAGCTAAACCTGTGCCCGAAAAAGCCAGCAAGAAACCGGCGAAGGCTAAAGCGGCCGCTAAGGACAAAAAGAAGAAAAAGCGGTAGTTCTGAGATGGAGGGCCGGTCCTTTCGGGACTTCATCCACACCCACGAGCTTTATTGTTCCAAGAGATACTTCAAACAGAGGTCCGCTAAGAGTACTGCCCGGTTGCACAATTTTGCGGCATAGCTCTTAGCGGAACTACTCGTTACAATAAAAATAGTCCATGTCTGAGTTCGTTCACCTACATTTGCATTCGGATTACTCGCTGCTCGATGGCGCCTGTGACGTCGAGAAGCTGGTTAATCGCGCCAAGGAACTGAAGATGCCGGCGGTGGCCGTTACCGACCACGGCAATATCTTTGGGGCATTCGCATTTTACGATGCCGCCCAAAGGGCCGGCGTTAAGCCCATCATTGGCTGCGAATTGTATGTCTGCAAAAAAGACAACCACCGCGATCCGCCCGAGGGCGATACCTACAACCATCTTTGTGTACTTGCGGAAACCGATGAAGGCTACCGCAACCTGGTCAAGATCACCTCAGAGGCCTCTTTGCACGGCTTTTATTACAAGCCGCGCATCAGCAAGAAGTTTCTCGCCGAGCATTCCAAAGGATTGATTGGCCTCTCGGGGTGCCTGAAAGGCGAGGTGGCAGAATTTCTAACGGAAGGCAAATACGACGCAGCCCTGAGCGCGGCTGGCTTCTACCGCGAAATATTCGGAAAAGAAAACTTCTTCCTTGAAATTCAAGATCAGGGACTTGAACTCGAACACCGTATTCACAACGATCTCTTTCGTCTGGAAAAAGAGACTGGCATCCCCATGGTGGCGACCAATGACAGCCACTACCTCTGCGAGGACGATGCCCAGGCCCACGATGTCCTCGTCTGCGTACAAACCGGGAAGACCGTGCAGGATACCAACCGGCTCAAGTTCCACGGCAATCAGTTTTTCGTGAAATCGGCGGAAGAGATGCAGCGCGTGTTCAAGGATGTGACCAGCGTCATCACGCGGACGATGGGCATAGCCGAGCGTTGCAACGTGAAATTAGGCAAGGTCAAGAACCCGTTTCCGTTTTTTGAGGTCCCCAGCAGTTACACCCTGGACAGCTATTTTGAACACGTCACCCGTGAAGGATTTGCTCGACGACTGAATCTGCTCCGCGAGGCGGAGCGCCAGGGACGTTTGAAGAACCCGATCACCGCCTATGAGCAAAGGCTGACGCAAGAGATTGCCATCATTCAACAGATGAAGTTTCCTGGCTATTTCCTTATTGTTTGGGACTTTATCCGTTATGCTCGCGAACATAATATTCCAGTCGGTCCGGGCCGTGGCTCGGCGGCCGGTTCTCTGGTTTCTTACGCGCTCGCCATCACCGATATTGATCCTTTACAAAACGAGCTTCTCTTTGAGCGTTTTTTGAATCCGGAGCGCGTCTCGCTGCCTGACATTGATATTGATTTCTGCATGAACCGCCGCGGAGAGGTGATTAATTACGTTACGCAAAAGTACGGACGCGACCAGGTAGCACAGATCATTACATTTGGCACCATGGCGGCCAAAGCAGCGATTAAGGATGTGGGCCGCGCCATGGACATGCCTTACAACGAAGTCGACCGCATCGCCAAGATGGTCCCCACCACTCTTAATATCAAACTCGATGATGCGTTAAGAGACTCACCGCCTCTGCAGACTGCTTACGAAAATGAACCACAGGTGCGTGAGTTGCTGGATACGGCGCGCAAGCTCGAAGGACTGGTTCGTAATGCCGGTGTGCACGCCGCTGGAG
The nucleotide sequence above comes from Terriglobales bacterium. Encoded proteins:
- the lpxD gene encoding UDP-3-O-(3-hydroxymyristoyl)glucosamine N-acyltransferase gives rise to the protein MKLSQIAAALNVHLEGPGEVEITGLAGIEDAQAGDITFVSNPKYALAAKNTRASAVIVANDFPALSVPTLRTKNPYLAFAQAIELFYKPPQYVPGIHPSAVIYSSARLGKNASVGAYVVVYDDVQIGDNCVLLPHVVIYPGARIGHNFFAHAHAVVREHCRIGNNVILQNGAIIGADGYGFARDNAGDWHKIVQSGPAVLEDEVEVQANACVDRASIGETRIGRGVKIDNLVQVGHGSKVGSNTLLCAQAGLAGSTEVGSNAVFAGQAGSAGHCRIGDGVVVTAQSGILKDVPAGKVMSGSPAIENKQWLRSIALFNKLPELAKAVRGKNQDNPEDK